In a genomic window of Actinomadura rubteroloni:
- the ruvX gene encoding Holliday junction resolvase RuvX, producing MRTGVRLGVDVGSVRTGVARSDPGGVLATPLETVRSGRGDVDRLVALVAEYEAVEVVVGLPTSLSGREGPAAASARRFARMLARRLPAGTVRMYDERLTTVTAESGLRASGVRGQARRKVVDQAAAVVLLQAALDAERTTGRPPGESVGER from the coding sequence ATGAGGACCGGCGTCCGGCTCGGCGTCGACGTGGGGAGCGTTCGCACCGGGGTCGCCCGCAGCGACCCCGGCGGCGTGCTCGCCACCCCGCTGGAGACCGTCCGCAGCGGGCGCGGCGACGTGGACCGGCTCGTCGCGCTGGTCGCCGAGTACGAGGCCGTCGAGGTCGTCGTCGGGCTGCCCACCTCCCTGTCGGGGCGGGAGGGACCGGCCGCCGCGTCCGCGCGCCGGTTCGCCCGGATGCTGGCCCGGCGGCTCCCCGCCGGGACCGTCCGGATGTACGACGAGCGGCTCACCACCGTCACGGCGGAGAGCGGACTGCGCGCGAGCGGCGTGCGCGGCCAGGCCCGCCGCAAGGTCGTGGACCAGGCCGCCGCCGTCGTGCTGCTGCAGGCGGCGCTGGACGCCGAACGGACCACGGGCCGTCCCCCGGGCGAGAGCGTCGGTGAGCGCTGA
- a CDS encoding shikimate dehydrogenase, translated as MTVRAAVLGSPVAHSLSPVLHRAAYAALGLDDWTYTAVECAEDGLAPFLGGLDESWAGLSLTMPLKRVALDLAAEVSELAVAVGGANTLVRRDGRWHADNTDVHGIVAALTEAGLGAPASALVLGGGATAASAFAALSRLGVAKARLAVRSPERAAASLAAAERVGLTVEVATLDRVPELLDVDLVVSTLPGRAADAFAAPVAASRAALFDVVYAPWPTALAAAVAGAGRTVVGGFPMLLHQAVRQVTLMTGRTDVPVAAMRAAGEAELARRA; from the coding sequence ATGACGGTCCGCGCGGCGGTGCTCGGCTCGCCGGTCGCCCACTCGCTCTCGCCCGTCCTGCACCGCGCCGCCTACGCGGCCCTCGGACTGGACGACTGGACGTACACCGCCGTCGAGTGCGCCGAGGACGGCCTCGCGCCGTTCCTCGGCGGGCTGGACGAGTCCTGGGCGGGCCTGTCGCTGACGATGCCGCTCAAGCGGGTCGCCCTCGACCTGGCCGCCGAGGTGTCGGAGCTGGCGGTCGCGGTCGGCGGGGCGAACACGCTCGTCCGGCGCGACGGCCGGTGGCACGCCGACAACACCGACGTCCACGGCATCGTCGCGGCCCTCACCGAGGCGGGGCTCGGCGCGCCCGCGTCCGCGCTCGTCCTCGGCGGCGGGGCGACGGCCGCGTCCGCGTTCGCCGCCCTGTCCCGGCTCGGGGTGGCGAAGGCGCGGCTGGCCGTGCGCAGCCCCGAGCGCGCCGCCGCGTCGCTGGCCGCCGCCGAGCGGGTGGGGCTGACGGTCGAGGTCGCGACGCTGGACCGCGTCCCGGAGCTGCTGGACGTCGACCTGGTCGTCTCCACGCTGCCCGGTCGCGCCGCCGACGCGTTCGCCGCGCCCGTCGCGGCGTCCCGCGCGGCCCTGTTCGACGTGGTGTACGCGCCGTGGCCGACCGCGCTGGCCGCCGCCGTCGCGGGGGCGGGCCGGACGGTCGTCGGCGGGTTCCCGATGCTGCTGCACCAGGCCGTCCGGCAGGTGACGCTGATGACTGGCCGCACGGACGTCCCCGTCGCCGCGATGCGCGCGGCCGGCGAGGCGGAGCTGGCCCGCCGCGCCTGA
- the rpmI gene encoding 50S ribosomal protein L35: MPKTKTHSGAKKRFKLTGSGKVLRRRANKNHLLEHKPTKRTRRLDGPAVVSPADTKNIKKLLRK, translated from the coding sequence ATGCCGAAGACCAAGACCCACAGCGGTGCCAAGAAGCGCTTCAAGCTGACCGGCTCCGGCAAGGTGCTGCGCCGCCGCGCCAACAAGAACCACCTGCTCGAGCACAAGCCGACCAAGCGGACGCGCCGGCTCGACGGCCCCGCCGTGGTGTCGCCGGCCGACACGAAGAACATCAAGAAGCTGCTGCGCAAGTAA
- a CDS encoding DUF3105 domain-containing protein: MPANTRARARKNVLTERRTPWGSIAFFTVVGLIAVAAIAVAFVRSRPAGDGDGIAGLVVKDDLSQNHTTGPVRYPDSPPMGGDHDPTWQNCDARVYTAPLRNENAVHALEHGAVWIAYRPGLAAAQVDALARRIRAVDYSLMSPYPDLSAPIALTAWGRQLKVTDANDPRIDAFMSAFVKGPQTPEPGAPCSGGKDAP, translated from the coding sequence ATGCCAGCGAACACGCGCGCCCGCGCGCGCAAGAACGTCCTGACCGAGCGGCGGACGCCGTGGGGGTCCATCGCCTTCTTCACCGTCGTCGGGCTGATCGCCGTCGCGGCCATCGCCGTCGCGTTCGTCCGGTCCCGGCCCGCCGGGGACGGGGACGGCATCGCGGGGCTCGTCGTGAAGGACGACCTCAGCCAGAACCACACGACCGGACCCGTCCGCTACCCCGACAGCCCGCCGATGGGCGGCGACCACGACCCGACGTGGCAGAACTGCGACGCCCGCGTCTACACCGCGCCGCTGCGGAACGAGAACGCCGTCCACGCCCTGGAGCACGGCGCCGTCTGGATCGCCTACCGGCCGGGCCTGGCCGCCGCCCAGGTGGACGCGCTCGCCCGCCGGATCCGCGCCGTCGACTACTCGCTGATGAGCCCCTACCCGGACCTGAGCGCACCGATCGCGCTCACCGCGTGGGGACGGCAGCTCAAGGTCACCGACGCGAACGACCCGCGCATCGACGCGTTCATGTCCGCGTTCGTGAAGGGGCCGCAGACGCCCGAGCCCGGCGCCCCCTGCTCGGGCGGCAAGGACGCCCCGTGA
- the mltG gene encoding endolytic transglycosylase MltG translates to MNDLDLFSEQPREERRRRPARVRQRRKRRSGSAAFLFSMAFLVAVVGTGGVLGAAWLNNRIHPPDYSGAGTGTVTVQVAEGATGRAIGDALQEHGVIRSVAAFLKVYAGETRASSIQPGFYQMRQKMSSHAAMALLLDPKSRAGNQITIPEGQRASEIYGLLAKKTGIPVRKFQTAAKDGAALGLPSYARGKVEGYLFPGRYDLDPNASAAGILKDMVARFKKETEDLDLESKASEVGLKPGDVVVLASLLQAEGGTEEDYPKIARVLYNRLNRGMKLQLDTTVLYALNKRTLHVTYKDTAVRSPYSTYYVKGLPAGAIDSPGEAALKAALAPAKGDWLYFVTTDPSTGYTEYGVTDADFTRMKNKLDKWLEKHPE, encoded by the coding sequence ATGAACGATCTGGACCTGTTCTCCGAGCAGCCCCGCGAGGAGCGGCGGCGCCGTCCCGCGCGCGTCCGGCAGCGCCGCAAACGCCGCAGCGGCAGCGCCGCGTTCCTGTTCTCGATGGCGTTCCTCGTCGCGGTCGTCGGCACCGGCGGCGTCCTCGGCGCCGCGTGGCTGAACAACCGCATCCACCCGCCGGACTACTCCGGCGCGGGCACCGGGACCGTGACCGTCCAGGTCGCCGAGGGGGCCACCGGACGCGCCATCGGGGACGCGCTGCAGGAGCACGGCGTCATCCGCAGCGTCGCCGCGTTCCTCAAGGTCTACGCGGGGGAGACCCGCGCCAGCTCGATCCAGCCCGGCTTCTACCAGATGCGGCAGAAGATGTCGTCGCACGCCGCGATGGCGCTGCTGCTGGACCCGAAGTCGCGCGCGGGCAACCAGATCACGATCCCCGAGGGACAGCGCGCGAGCGAGATCTACGGGTTGCTGGCCAAGAAGACCGGCATCCCGGTGCGCAAGTTCCAGACCGCCGCCAAGGACGGTGCGGCGCTCGGCCTCCCGTCCTACGCGCGCGGCAAGGTCGAGGGCTACCTGTTCCCGGGCCGCTACGACCTGGACCCGAACGCGTCCGCCGCCGGGATCCTCAAGGACATGGTCGCCCGGTTCAAGAAGGAGACCGAGGACCTGGACCTGGAGTCCAAGGCGTCCGAGGTGGGGCTGAAGCCGGGCGACGTCGTCGTCCTCGCCAGCCTGCTCCAGGCCGAGGGCGGCACCGAGGAGGACTACCCCAAGATCGCCCGCGTCCTCTACAACCGCCTGAACCGGGGCATGAAGCTCCAGCTCGACACGACCGTGCTGTACGCGCTGAACAAGCGCACCTTGCACGTCACCTACAAGGACACGGCCGTCCGGTCGCCCTACAGCACCTACTACGTCAAGGGCCTGCCGGCCGGCGCGATCGACAGCCCCGGCGAGGCCGCGCTGAAGGCCGCGCTGGCGCCCGCCAAGGGCGACTGGCTGTACTTCGTGACCACCGACCCCTCCACCGGGTACACCGAGTACGGCGTCACCGACGCCGACTTCACCCGGATGAAGAACAAGCTGGACAAGTGGCTGGAGAAGCACCCCGAATGA
- the infC gene encoding translation initiation factor IF-3, translating to MNDRIRVPEVRLVGPNGEQVGIVPIAKALDLARESDLDLVEVAPTARPPVAKLMDYGKFKYESAMKAREARKNQAHTVIKEIKLRPKIDPHDYETKKGHVVRFLKAGDKVKVTIMFRGREQSRPELGFRLLQRLADDVEELGFVESRAKQDGRNMIMVLGPHKKKAEAKAEAKAERAATRSGSEPAAG from the coding sequence ATCAACGACCGCATTCGCGTGCCCGAGGTCCGGCTCGTCGGACCGAACGGCGAACAGGTGGGCATCGTGCCCATCGCCAAGGCCCTGGACCTGGCGCGCGAGTCGGACCTCGACCTGGTCGAGGTGGCGCCCACGGCGCGCCCGCCCGTCGCCAAGCTCATGGACTACGGCAAGTTCAAGTACGAGTCCGCGATGAAGGCGCGTGAGGCGCGGAAGAACCAGGCGCACACGGTCATCAAGGAGATCAAGCTCCGGCCGAAGATCGACCCGCACGACTACGAGACCAAGAAGGGTCACGTGGTGCGGTTCCTCAAGGCCGGGGACAAGGTCAAGGTGACGATCATGTTCCGCGGCCGTGAGCAGTCCCGGCCGGAGCTGGGCTTCCGGCTGCTGCAGCGGCTGGCCGACGACGTCGAGGAGCTGGGCTTCGTCGAGTCGCGGGCCAAGCAGGACGGCCGTAACATGATCATGGTGCTCGGCCCGCACAAGAAGAAGGCCGAGGCCAAGGCGGAGGCCAAGGCCGAGCGCGCGGCGACGCGCTCGGGCTCGGAGCCGGCGGCCGGCTGA
- the alaS gene encoding alanine--tRNA ligase, whose protein sequence is MESAEVARRFLNFFAERGHTVVPSASLIAEDPTLLLVPAGMVPFKPYFLGQRTPPSPRMTSAQKCVRTPDIEEVGKTTRHATFFQMLGNFSIGDYFKEQAIPFAWELLTRSRDDGGFGFPEEKLWVTVYTDDDEAQDLWHRGVGVPLERIQRRGLADNYWHMGVPGPGGPCSEIYYDRGPEHGREGGPVADEDRYLEVWNLVFMQKQLGTVRSKVDFDVVGDLPSRNIDTGMGLERMAAILQGVDNIYETDTLWRVLERAAELTGAKYGADHRADVSLRVIADHVRSGTMMVADGIRPGNEGRGYVLRRILRRSVRNLRLLGGQDAGLMHALTDVAIAAMGEQYPDLVRTAANIHTVIDAEEESFLQTLRTGTAIFDTAVAETRSAGAGALPGAQAFKLHDTYGFPIDLTLEMAAEQGLRVDEDGFRRLMAEQRDRAKKDAREKKTGNLDVSVLDELLTRSGGRVDFTGYGAVTGDARVVGLIIDGANVAAAGEGTEVEVVLDRTPFYAEGGGQLADHGAITFGSGARVEVRDVQTPLAGLIVHRGTVVSGEARVGDTAFAEVDVERRRAISRSHTATHMVHAGFRRALGESAAQAGSENSPGRFRFDFTASGAVPPSVLRDVEDEVNAVLIEDLDVRWFNTSIDEARAMGALALFGEKYGDEVRVVEVGDYSRELCGGTHVASSGQLGLVKVLGESSIGAGVRRVEALVGVDAFRFLARESVLVAQLAEQMKVRKEQLPERVSGIVARLREAEKELEKLRSQQVLAVAGSLADGAADLGGVAFVGHRVPDGTGADDLRKLAADVRGRLSGRPAVVMVAGVPKDRPVVVIAVSEGARERGLKAGALVGVAARTLGGGGGGKDDMAQGGGSDAAAIGDALAAVRRAVEAP, encoded by the coding sequence ATGGAGTCGGCAGAGGTCGCGCGGCGCTTCCTCAACTTCTTCGCCGAGCGCGGGCACACGGTCGTGCCGTCGGCCAGCCTGATCGCCGAGGACCCGACGCTGCTGCTCGTGCCCGCCGGGATGGTGCCGTTCAAGCCCTACTTCCTCGGCCAGCGCACGCCGCCGTCGCCGCGCATGACGAGCGCGCAGAAGTGCGTCCGCACCCCGGACATCGAAGAGGTCGGCAAGACCACGCGGCACGCCACCTTCTTCCAGATGCTCGGCAACTTCTCCATCGGGGACTACTTCAAGGAGCAGGCGATCCCGTTCGCCTGGGAGCTGCTGACGCGCTCGCGCGACGACGGCGGCTTCGGCTTCCCCGAAGAGAAGCTCTGGGTCACCGTCTACACCGACGACGATGAGGCCCAGGACCTGTGGCACAGGGGGGTCGGCGTCCCGCTGGAGCGCATCCAGCGCCGCGGCCTGGCCGACAACTACTGGCACATGGGCGTCCCCGGCCCCGGCGGCCCCTGCTCGGAGATCTACTACGACCGGGGGCCCGAGCACGGCCGCGAGGGCGGGCCCGTCGCCGACGAGGACCGGTACCTGGAGGTCTGGAACCTCGTCTTCATGCAGAAGCAGCTCGGGACCGTCCGCTCCAAGGTCGACTTCGACGTCGTCGGGGACCTGCCGTCGCGCAACATCGACACCGGCATGGGCCTGGAGCGCATGGCGGCGATCCTCCAGGGCGTCGACAACATCTACGAGACCGACACCCTGTGGCGCGTCCTGGAGCGCGCGGCCGAGCTGACCGGCGCCAAGTACGGCGCCGACCACCGCGCGGACGTGTCGCTGCGCGTCATCGCCGACCACGTCCGCAGCGGGACGATGATGGTCGCCGACGGCATCCGCCCCGGCAACGAGGGGCGCGGCTACGTGCTGCGCCGCATCCTGCGCCGGTCCGTCCGCAACCTGCGGCTCCTCGGCGGGCAGGACGCCGGGCTCATGCACGCGCTCACCGACGTCGCCATCGCCGCGATGGGCGAGCAGTACCCCGACCTCGTCCGGACCGCCGCGAACATCCACACCGTGATCGACGCGGAGGAGGAGTCGTTCCTCCAGACGCTCCGCACCGGCACGGCGATCTTCGACACGGCCGTCGCGGAGACCCGGAGCGCGGGCGCCGGCGCGCTGCCCGGCGCGCAGGCGTTCAAGCTCCACGACACCTACGGCTTCCCGATCGACCTCACGCTGGAGATGGCCGCCGAGCAGGGCCTGCGCGTGGACGAGGACGGCTTCCGCCGGCTCATGGCCGAGCAGCGCGACCGCGCCAAGAAGGACGCCCGCGAGAAGAAGACCGGCAACCTCGACGTCTCCGTCCTGGACGAGCTGCTCACCCGCTCGGGCGGACGCGTCGACTTCACCGGCTACGGCGCGGTGACCGGCGACGCCCGCGTGGTCGGGCTGATCATCGACGGCGCCAACGTCGCGGCGGCCGGGGAGGGCACCGAGGTCGAGGTCGTCCTGGACCGCACCCCCTTCTACGCCGAGGGCGGCGGCCAGCTCGCCGACCACGGCGCGATCACCTTCGGCAGTGGCGCCCGCGTCGAGGTCCGCGACGTCCAGACGCCGCTGGCCGGGCTGATCGTCCACCGGGGGACGGTCGTGTCGGGCGAGGCCCGCGTCGGCGACACCGCGTTCGCCGAGGTCGACGTCGAGCGGCGCCGCGCGATCTCCCGCTCGCACACCGCGACCCACATGGTCCACGCCGGGTTCCGCCGCGCGCTCGGCGAGTCCGCCGCGCAGGCCGGGTCGGAGAACTCCCCGGGCCGGTTCCGGTTCGACTTCACCGCCTCGGGCGCCGTCCCGCCGAGCGTGCTGCGCGACGTGGAGGACGAGGTCAACGCCGTCCTCATCGAGGACCTGGACGTCCGCTGGTTCAACACCTCCATCGACGAGGCCCGCGCGATGGGCGCCCTGGCGCTGTTCGGCGAGAAGTACGGCGACGAGGTCCGCGTCGTGGAGGTCGGCGACTACTCCCGCGAACTCTGCGGCGGGACGCACGTCGCGTCGTCCGGGCAGCTCGGGCTGGTCAAGGTGCTCGGCGAGTCGTCCATCGGCGCCGGCGTCCGCCGCGTCGAGGCCCTGGTCGGCGTGGACGCGTTCCGCTTCCTCGCCCGCGAGAGCGTGCTCGTCGCGCAGCTCGCCGAGCAGATGAAGGTCCGCAAGGAGCAGCTCCCCGAGCGGGTCTCGGGGATCGTCGCGCGGCTGCGCGAGGCCGAGAAGGAACTGGAGAAGCTGCGCTCCCAGCAGGTCCTCGCCGTCGCCGGTTCGCTGGCCGACGGCGCGGCCGACCTCGGCGGCGTCGCGTTCGTCGGGCACCGCGTCCCGGACGGCACCGGCGCCGACGACCTGCGCAAGCTCGCCGCCGACGTGCGCGGGCGCCTTTCCGGACGGCCCGCCGTCGTCATGGTCGCGGGCGTGCCCAAGGACCGGCCCGTCGTCGTCATCGCCGTCAGCGAGGGCGCGCGCGAGCGCGGCCTGAAGGCGGGCGCGCTGGTCGGCGTCGCCGCCCGGACGCTCGGCGGCGGCGGGGGCGGCAAGGACGACATGGCCCAGGGCGGCGGCTCGGACGCCGCCGCGATCGGGGACGCGCTGGCGGCCGTCCGCCGCGCGGTCGAGGCACCGTGA
- a CDS encoding DUF349 domain-containing protein, which yields MSSATDPWGRVDDDGTVYVKTADGGERVVGSWQAGAPDEALAYYKRKYDALVTEIALLEQRVKTTDLQPRQAEQTVRRLRDSVVGANAVGDLDALVRRLDALDGLVGRRGEEVKARREHARTEAREVKERIVAEAERIAAEETHWKNGGERLRALVEEWKAAERVDRPTEAGLWKRLSAARNAFTKRRKAYFATLDEQRNEARREKERLVAEAEALQGSTDWTDTAAAYRELMRRWKQAGRAAREVEDELWTRFKGAQDVFFAARSAVFAERDAEFAVNAQEKEKILADAEKLLPVRDVRQARQALRGIQERWEAAGMVPREDRDRLEGRLRKIEDAVRGAEESEWRRTNPEARARAEATVTQLRGTIEQLEKRRDKAVAAGRDRDVKDAEEALTARRAWLAEAERTLAEFS from the coding sequence GTGTCCAGCGCGACCGATCCGTGGGGCCGGGTGGACGACGACGGCACGGTCTACGTGAAGACCGCCGACGGCGGTGAGCGCGTCGTCGGCTCCTGGCAGGCCGGTGCGCCGGACGAGGCGCTCGCCTACTACAAGCGGAAGTACGACGCGCTGGTCACCGAGATCGCCCTGCTGGAGCAGCGCGTGAAGACCACCGACCTGCAGCCGAGGCAGGCCGAGCAGACCGTCCGGCGGCTGCGCGACTCGGTGGTCGGCGCGAACGCCGTCGGCGACCTGGACGCCCTCGTCCGCCGCCTGGACGCCCTGGACGGGCTCGTCGGCCGCCGCGGCGAAGAGGTCAAGGCCCGCCGCGAGCACGCCCGCACCGAGGCCCGCGAGGTCAAGGAGCGCATCGTCGCCGAGGCCGAGCGGATCGCGGCCGAGGAGACGCACTGGAAGAACGGCGGCGAGCGGCTGCGGGCGCTGGTCGAGGAGTGGAAGGCCGCCGAGCGCGTCGACCGGCCGACCGAGGCGGGGCTGTGGAAGCGCCTGTCGGCCGCCCGCAACGCGTTCACCAAGCGCCGCAAGGCCTACTTCGCGACGCTGGACGAGCAGCGCAACGAGGCCCGCCGCGAGAAGGAGCGGCTGGTCGCCGAGGCCGAGGCGCTGCAGGGCTCTACCGACTGGACCGACACCGCCGCCGCCTACCGCGAGCTGATGCGCCGCTGGAAGCAGGCGGGCCGCGCCGCGCGCGAGGTCGAGGACGAGCTGTGGACGCGGTTCAAGGGCGCGCAGGACGTGTTCTTCGCGGCCCGCAGCGCCGTGTTCGCCGAGCGTGACGCCGAGTTCGCGGTGAACGCGCAGGAGAAGGAGAAGATCCTCGCCGACGCCGAGAAGCTGCTGCCGGTGCGCGACGTCCGGCAGGCCCGGCAGGCGCTGCGCGGCATCCAGGAGCGCTGGGAGGCGGCCGGGATGGTGCCGCGCGAGGACCGCGACCGGCTGGAGGGGCGGCTGCGCAAGATCGAGGACGCCGTGCGCGGCGCCGAGGAGTCGGAGTGGCGGCGCACCAACCCCGAGGCGCGGGCGCGCGCCGAGGCGACGGTGACGCAGCTCCGCGGGACGATCGAGCAGTTGGAGAAGCGGCGCGACAAGGCCGTCGCGGCGGGCCGCGACCGGGACGTCAAGGACGCCGAGGAGGCCCTGACCGCCCGCCGCGCGTGGCTGGCCGAGGCCGAGCGCACGCTCGCCGAGTTCTCGTGA
- a CDS encoding peptidylprolyl isomerase, translated as MAGKDRKKQLARQRYERQQQRLEAERAKARRVRIIAAGAVAAVIAAGGAAIVVITGGDDKKAEAKGKSGECDYRAATSDAGAPKNLGKPSAKPLYHGTVQATIKTSQGDIGLALDGAKAPCATNSFAFLAKKGYWKNSHCHRLSTSAGLKMLQCGDPTGTGSGGPGYQFDNENTTGAKYTKGTLAMANAGPGTNGSQFFLVYGDSQLTPDYTVLGKITSGIEKLQAVADAGVAKKGDDGTGEPKKKVTIQDVTVAGN; from the coding sequence GGAGGCCGAGCGGGCCAAGGCCCGCCGCGTCCGGATCATCGCGGCCGGGGCGGTGGCGGCGGTGATCGCCGCGGGCGGCGCCGCGATCGTCGTGATCACCGGTGGGGACGACAAGAAGGCCGAGGCCAAGGGCAAGTCCGGCGAGTGCGACTACCGCGCCGCGACGAGCGACGCCGGGGCGCCCAAGAACCTTGGGAAGCCGTCGGCCAAGCCGCTCTACCACGGGACCGTCCAGGCGACGATCAAGACGAGCCAGGGCGACATCGGGCTGGCCCTGGACGGGGCGAAGGCGCCCTGCGCGACGAACTCCTTCGCGTTCCTGGCGAAGAAGGGCTACTGGAAGAACAGCCACTGCCACCGCCTGTCCACGAGCGCGGGGCTGAAGATGCTCCAGTGCGGGGACCCGACGGGAACGGGCAGCGGCGGTCCCGGTTACCAGTTCGACAACGAGAACACGACCGGCGCGAAATACACCAAGGGAACGCTGGCGATGGCCAATGCCGGTCCCGGGACGAACGGCAGTCAGTTCTTCCTCGTGTACGGGGACTCGCAGCTCACGCCCGACTACACGGTGTTGGGAAAGATCACCTCGGGTATCGAGAAGCTGCAGGCCGTCGCGGACGCGGGCGTCGCCAAGAAGGGCGACGACGGTACCGGGGAGCCGAAGAAGAAGGTCACGATCCAGGACGTCACGGTCGCCGGGAATTAG
- a CDS encoding DUF305 domain-containing protein — MTARRVTVVLAALIVAVVAVLPALRSGAAGPDGPEAGFARDMSTHHAQAVRMALTVRDRTRDTAVRTLAYDIATTQSQQIGMMTAWLDRWGAPKTDPRGPMRWMSHEGHAGRAAGAQAMPGMATPAQLAALERASGRDAEVLFLRLMIVHHRAGVEMARAVLVRTGDEQVQRLARTMVRGQQAEIALMTDMLRQRGA; from the coding sequence GTGACGGCACGGCGGGTCACGGTCGTCCTCGCGGCGCTGATCGTGGCGGTCGTCGCCGTCCTGCCCGCGCTGCGCTCCGGCGCGGCCGGCCCGGACGGGCCCGAGGCCGGGTTCGCCCGCGACATGAGCACCCACCACGCGCAGGCGGTGCGGATGGCGCTGACCGTCCGGGACCGGACACGCGACACCGCCGTCCGCACGCTCGCCTACGACATCGCCACCACGCAGTCCCAGCAGATCGGCATGATGACGGCGTGGCTGGACCGGTGGGGCGCGCCGAAGACCGATCCGCGCGGCCCGATGCGCTGGATGAGCCACGAAGGCCACGCGGGCCGGGCGGCCGGGGCGCAGGCGATGCCGGGGATGGCCACGCCCGCCCAGCTCGCCGCGCTCGAACGGGCTTCGGGACGGGACGCCGAGGTGCTGTTCCTGCGGCTGATGATCGTCCACCACCGGGCCGGGGTGGAGATGGCCCGCGCCGTCCTCGTCCGGACCGGCGACGAGCAGGTCCAGCGCCTCGCCCGCACGATGGTGCGCGGTCAGCAGGCCGAGATCGCCCTGATGACCGACATGCTCCGGCAGCGGGGCGCCTGA
- a CDS encoding DUF948 domain-containing protein, translating into MLTGGQLAGLIVAVFWAVLVSFLAYTLLRLARLLGEAGKVVAEIGEQAGPLLDDMNRTVRRANEQLGRTDVITKQVAGVTQNVSAVTTVMTSVVGGPLVKAAAFSYGVRKALGNKGDTGRPQLPRGGEKGRR; encoded by the coding sequence ATGCTCACTGGCGGACAGCTCGCAGGTCTCATCGTGGCCGTGTTCTGGGCTGTGCTGGTCTCCTTCCTGGCCTACACGCTGCTGCGCCTCGCGCGGCTGCTCGGCGAGGCCGGCAAGGTCGTCGCGGAGATCGGCGAGCAGGCCGGCCCGCTGCTGGACGACATGAACCGCACCGTGCGGCGCGCCAACGAGCAGCTCGGCCGGACCGACGTGATCACCAAGCAGGTCGCGGGCGTCACGCAGAACGTCTCGGCGGTGACGACCGTCATGACGTCCGTGGTCGGCGGGCCGCTGGTCAAGGCCGCCGCGTTCTCCTACGGCGTCCGCAAGGCGCTCGGGAACAAGGGCGACACCGGACGGCCGCAGCTCCCGCGCGGCGGGGAGAAGGGACGGCGATGA
- a CDS encoding replication-associated recombination protein A, translating to MRPRSLDEVVGQRHLLGPGTPIRQLVDRDVPMSLLLWGPPGTGKTTLATVVSRVTARRFVEVSAVSDGVKRVRAEIELARRELGMTGRQTVLFVDEVHRFNKAQQDALLPAVENRWVSFIGATTENPFFSVISPLLSRSLLLTLEPLEEDDLREVIARALADERGLAGAVALDPAAEDHLVRLAGGDARRTLTYLEAAALVAPEDGTIDVTVLEKAVDRAAVRYDREGDQHYDVISAFIKSIRGSDVDAALHYLARMIEAGEDPRFIARRIVVHASEDVGMADPTALQTAVAAAQAVELVGLPEARINLAQAVIHLALAPKSNAVIKAVDAAMADVRKGLAGPVPNHLRDAHYKGAARLGHGEGYQYAHDHPGGVVRQQYAPDNVDGRDYYRPTRHGAEARFTEVLTRIRSVLRGHGAQGGV from the coding sequence ATGCGCCCCCGCTCGCTGGACGAGGTCGTCGGCCAGCGCCATCTGCTCGGCCCCGGCACCCCGATCCGGCAGCTCGTCGACCGGGACGTCCCGATGTCGCTGCTGCTGTGGGGCCCGCCCGGCACCGGCAAGACGACGCTCGCCACCGTCGTCAGCCGCGTCACCGCGCGCCGCTTCGTGGAGGTCTCGGCGGTCAGCGACGGCGTCAAGCGCGTCCGCGCCGAGATCGAGCTGGCCCGCAGGGAACTGGGGATGACCGGCCGCCAGACCGTCCTGTTCGTGGACGAGGTCCACCGCTTCAACAAGGCCCAGCAGGACGCGCTGCTGCCCGCCGTCGAGAACCGCTGGGTGTCGTTCATCGGCGCCACCACCGAGAACCCGTTCTTCTCGGTGATCAGCCCGCTGCTGTCGCGGTCGCTGCTGCTGACGCTGGAGCCGCTGGAGGAGGACGACCTGCGCGAGGTCATCGCCCGCGCCCTCGCCGACGAACGCGGCCTCGCCGGGGCCGTCGCGCTCGACCCGGCCGCCGAGGACCACCTGGTCCGGCTCGCCGGGGGCGACGCCCGCCGCACCCTCACCTACCTGGAGGCTGCGGCGCTGGTCGCCCCCGAGGACGGGACGATCGACGTCACGGTCCTGGAGAAGGCCGTCGACCGCGCCGCCGTCCGCTACGACCGCGAGGGCGACCAGCACTACGACGTCATCAGCGCGTTCATCAAGAGCATCCGGGGCAGCGACGTGGACGCCGCCCTGCACTACCTCGCCCGGATGATCGAGGCCGGCGAGGACCCCCGGTTCATCGCGCGGCGGATCGTCGTCCACGCCAGCGAGGACGTCGGGATGGCCGACCCGACCGCGCTGCAGACCGCCGTCGCCGCCGCCCAGGCCGTCGAGCTGGTCGGGCTGCCCGAGGCGCGGATCAACCTCGCGCAGGCCGTGATCCACCTGGCGCTCGCGCCGAAGTCCAACGCGGTGATCAAGGCGGTGGACGCGGCGATGGCGGACGTCCGCAAGGGCCTCGCCGGACCCGTCCCGAACCATTTGCGCGACGCCCACTACAAGGGCGCGGCCCGCCTCGGCCACGGCGAGGGCTACCAGTACGCCCACGACCATCCCGGCGGGGTCGTCCGGCAGCAGTACGCCCCCGACAACGTGGACGGACGCGACTATTACCGTCCCACCCGGCACGGAGCCGAGGCCCGGTTCACCGAGGTCCTTACCCGGATTCGGTCCGTCTTGCGGGGACACGGCGCACAAGGTGGCGTCTGA